One Legionella hackeliae DNA segment encodes these proteins:
- a CDS encoding BON domain-containing protein, which produces MRRYGRMVLISLGFFAMTGCQVLTGGNVFSPRLSDDTITTSVSQAMMNNQNLINVPIHVETHQGNVILSGYVKTIRQSDTAGEVASKVHGVKTVQNNLIVRKW; this is translated from the coding sequence ATGAGAAGATATGGCCGTATGGTATTGATTAGTTTAGGTTTTTTTGCAATGACAGGTTGCCAAGTGCTAACTGGTGGAAATGTTTTTTCCCCGCGCCTTTCTGATGACACCATCACTACTTCTGTTAGTCAAGCGATGATGAATAATCAAAATTTAATCAACGTTCCCATCCATGTGGAAACGCACCAAGGCAATGTTATCCTAAGTGGTTATGTAAAAACCATCCGTCAAAGTGACACTGCTGGTGAAGTTGCGTCAAAAGTCCACGGCGTCAAAACCGTACAGAATAATCTAATTGTACGTAAGTGGTAA
- a CDS encoding chaperone modulator CbpM, with translation MTKSKGSGTVEGEDWFYLSLREVTYSFGVSKETILEIIDEGIVTPQKSEQEEFVFDSEAIRSIGTVLRLNRDLGVNLAGAGLALELLQEIEHLKMLLEQKL, from the coding sequence ATGACTAAAAGCAAAGGATCAGGCACTGTAGAAGGCGAAGATTGGTTTTATTTGTCGTTACGGGAGGTTACATATTCGTTTGGTGTCTCCAAAGAAACAATCCTGGAAATTATTGATGAAGGAATCGTAACGCCTCAAAAAAGTGAGCAAGAAGAGTTTGTGTTTGACAGTGAAGCAATTCGCAGCATTGGTACGGTTTTAAGACTAAATCGAGATTTAGGTGTTAATTTGGCTGGGGCAGGCTTGGCATTGGAGCTCTTACAGGAAATTGAACACTTAAAAATGCTCCTTGAGCAAAAATTATAA